In the Vitis vinifera cultivar Pinot Noir 40024 chromosome 2, ASM3070453v1 genome, one interval contains:
- the LOC100261612 gene encoding uncharacterized protein LOC100261612 isoform X1 produces the protein MAAAHSEIVTGKVNVQSPVCISTKQKSEEGSVDGERIRKMESEDLGGETRLVCLCIEAASQSRDAVEKWRRQRRTLQRMPSHLAEALLHRLIRRRILNPSLLEVFKFSVEKIDLRGESSVDAEWMAYIGGFCCLCSLNIADCQRITNSALWPIIGMPNLKELDLSRCIKFSDSGLRHLISIRTLQKLCISETGVTADGINLVSSLTNLSVLDLGGLPVTDLVLSSLQVLTKLQYLDLWGSKISNKGAADLVVFPKLSFLNIAWTDVTTLPDLPSIACLNMSNCTIHSMFEGEGAKALLEKITVSGATFLNVSEAFLFIETSFLSFLDVSRSSLNSFCFLSCMKALEHLDLSFTMMGDDSIQLIACIGANLRNLNLSNTRVSSAGVSILAGCVPNLETISLSHTPVDDVAISYISMMSSVKIINLSNTNVKGLIWSDSELVWELSLAALHSLNYVKRLDLEGTQVEDEALCPLLRFQQLNELSLKGTRLTDLSLYQLSSLPNLINLSIGDTVLTNGGLNSFKPPATLKLLDLRGCWLLTEDAILSFHKNDPQIEVRHELVHITPSEQNASNRSSPSQKGKKQQKLPKSQSRSKEETVIDQRWKYSREELLAMEHSTLALNFPYKMHLG, from the exons ATGGCGGCAGCCCACTCCGAGATTGTAACG gGGAAAGTTAATGTCCAAAGTCCCGTTTGCATATCTACGAAACAGAAGAGTGAAGAGGGCTCCGTCGACGGTGAAAGGATTCGGAAAATGGAGAGCGAGGATCTTGGTGGCGAAACCCGATTGGTCTGCCTCTGCATCGAAGCTGCCTCGCAGAGCAGAGACGCCGTTGAGAAATGGCGAAGACAGCGACGAACTCTCCAACGCATGCCCTCTCATCTCGCGGAAGCTCTCCTCCATCGCCTCATTCGCCGCCGAATTCTTAATCCGTCGCTTCTCGA AGTTTTCAAATTTAGTGTAGAGAAGATTGATTTAAGAGGAGAGAGTTCTGTTGATGCGGAATGGATGGCATACATAGGAGGATTTTGCTGCTTGTGCTCATTGAATATTGCAGATTGCCAAAGGATCACTAATTCTGCTTTGTGGCCTATTATAG GGATGCCGAATTTAAAGGAGCTGGACCTTTCCAGATGTATAAAATTCAGTGATTCTGGACTTAGGCATCTCATATCCATCCGGACTTTGCAGAAGTTATGCATTTCAGAAACAGGTGTAACTGCAGATGGGATTAATCTTGTTTCTTCACTTACAAACTTGTCAGTATTGGATTTGGGAGGTTTACCAGTCACTGATTTGGTACTAAGTTCTCTCCAG gTCCTGACAAAACTACAATACCTTGATCTTTGGGGAAGTAAGATATCTAACAAAGGGGCTGCTGATCTTGTGGTGTTCCCCAAGTTGAGCTTCCTGAATATAGCCTGGACGGATGTTACAACGTTGCCGGATTTGCCATCTATTGCATGCCTAAACATGAGCAACTGCACCATTCATTCTATGTTTGAAGGCGAGGGTGCTAAAGCTCTTCTAGAAAAGATTACTGTCTCTGGAGCTACATTTTTAAATGTGTCTGAAGCCTTTTTGTTTATCGAAACAAGTTTCCTATCTTTCTTGGATGTATCCAGGTCTTCTCTTAACAGTTTCTGCTTTTTATCTTGTATGAAAGCACTGGAACATTTGGATCTCAGCTTTACCATGATGGGTGATGATTCAATTCAGTTGATTGCATGTATAGGAGCAAATTTGAGAAATCTGAATCTCAGCAACACAAGAGTTAGCTCTGCTGGAGTGAGCATTTTAGCTGGTTGTGTTCCAAATCTTGAAACTATTTCGTTATCTCACACACCAGTTGATGATGTCGCCATCTCATATATCAGCATGATGTCTTCAGTGAAGATTATTAACTTGAGTAATACAAATGTTAAAG GTTTGATTTGGAGCGACTCTGAGCTAGTTTGGGAGCTCTCACTGGCAGCCCTGCATAGTCTCAATTACGTGAAACGGTTGGATTTGGAGGGCACCCAAGTTGAGGATGAAGCTTTATGCCCTCTGTTAAGGTTCCAACAATTGAACGAATTATCTCTCAAAGGTACTCGCCTTACAGACTTGTCCTTATACCAGTTGTCTTCTCTTCCGAACTTGATAAATCTGAGTATCGGTGACACCGTGTTGACAAATGGTGGACTCAATTCATTCAAACCACCTGCAACACTAAAATTGCTGGACTTAAGAGGCTGTTGGCTCTTAACCGAGGATGCTATATTGTCATTCCATAAGAATGATCCTCAGATTGAAGTTAGGCATGAACTTGTGCATATCACTCCGTCAGAGCAAAATGCCTCTAACCGATCATCTCCATCACAAAAAGGTAAGAAGCAACAGAAGTTACCCAAATCTCAGAGTAGGTCCAAGGAGGAAACCGTCATAG ATCAAAGATGGAAGTATAGCAGAGAGGAACTGCTTGCAATGGAGCATTCGACCTTGGCCCTCAATTTTCCTTATAAGATGCATTTGGGTTAA
- the LOC100251367 gene encoding protein phosphatase 2C 51 isoform X2, with protein MDSVETIKPRVDPQLGADAYVKKRRTGIKEEASFRSSKGVEEESKMDDGAVKLNSELSTSGSSAPESSASQSGGASDGEVVSESEEQGGKEGEKRVSTCVPHGSMSVIGRRRAMEDALTVAPGEFDSYDFYAVYDGHGGAKVAYACRDRLHRLLAKEIEDAINGEGRIDWENVMVASFSKMDEEINGEANQVEDRSTSSLLRSMGSTAVVVVVGPEKLVVANCGDSRAVLCRRGVAVPLSRDHKVTCLSFTPSSLPLDGAHRKLHDPNKVYFPEKPNTFIFPSNFLHNQTHLTSASRIVETHQCMNYVHALHKPDRPDERERVEAAGGKVINWNGFRILGVLSTSRSIGIWFREVEYSRVFQYVCLRRNFHMMQGITF; from the exons ATGGACTCGGTAGAGACGATTAAGCCTAGGGTGGATCCTCAGCTGGGGGCAGATGCGTATGTGAAGAAGAGACGTACAGGAATCAAAGAAGAGGCCTCTTTCAGGTCTTCAAAGGGTGTCGAAGAAGAGTCCAAAATGGATGACGGTGCCGTGAAACTGAATTCGGAGCTTTCGACGTCGGGTTCTTCCGCGCCGGAGTCATCTGCGTCGCAGAGCGGTGGGGCATCGGATGGAGAAGTGGTCTCTGAGAGTGAGGAGCAGGGAGGAAAGGAAGGAGAGAAGCGTGTCTCGACGTGTGTCCCACATGGATCAATGTCGGTGATTGGGCGGAGGAGGGCCATGGAAGACGCCCTGACGGTGGCACCGGGAGAGTTCGACTCGTACGATTTCTACGCTGTGTACGACGGTCACGGCGGGGCTAAGGTGGCGTACGCGTGTCGTGATCGTCTGCACAGGTTACTCGCGAAAGAGATCGAGGATGCGATAAATGGCGAAGGACGAATAGATTGGGAGAACGTGATGGTGGCGAGCTTTTCAAAGATGGATGAAGAGATTAATGGCGAAGCCAATCAGGTGGAAGACAGGTCCACTTCTTCCTTGCTCAGGTCGATGGGGTCGAcggcggtggtggtggtggttggCCCCGAGAAGCTTGTGGTGGCTAATTGCGGCGATTCTAGAGCCGTTCTCTGCCGCCGCGGCGTTGCCGTCCCACTGTCTCGTGATCATAAGGTGACGTGCCTCTCATTTACACCATCATCTCTCCCCCTCGATGGAGCTCACCGAAAGTTGCACGATCCAAACAAAGTTTACTTTCCTGAAAAACCCAACACATTCatttttccttctaattttcTCCATAACCAAACACACTTGACAAGCGCTTCACGAATAGTTGAGACCCATCAGTGTATGAACTACGTACATGCTCTTCATAAG CCTGACAGGCCTGATGAAAGGGAGAGAGTGGAAGCAGCAGGAGGGAAAGTGATAAATTGGAATGGTTTTCGTATTCTAGGAGTGCTTTCTACCTCACGATCAATAGGTATTTGGTTCAGAGAAGTTGAATATTCTCGAGTTTTTCAATATGTCTGCCttagaagaaattttcataTGATGCAGGGGATTACTTTCTGA
- the LOC100251367 gene encoding protein phosphatase 2C 51 isoform X1 codes for MDSVETIKPRVDPQLGADAYVKKRRTGIKEEASFRSSKGVEEESKMDDGAVKLNSELSTSGSSAPESSASQSGGASDGEVVSESEEQGGKEGEKRVSTCVPHGSMSVIGRRRAMEDALTVAPGEFDSYDFYAVYDGHGGAKVAYACRDRLHRLLAKEIEDAINGEGRIDWENVMVASFSKMDEEINGEANQVEDRSTSSLLRSMGSTAVVVVVGPEKLVVANCGDSRAVLCRRGVAVPLSRDHKPDRPDERERVEAAGGKVINWNGFRILGVLSTSRSIGDYFLKPYVTPKPEVTVWEREEFDDFIVIASDGLWDVITNELACKIVRKCFDGQIRRRVSEGMSRSCAAKAAAMLTELAMAQGSKDNISVVVVELKKHLCYGGLKLKNPNSPSH; via the exons ATGGACTCGGTAGAGACGATTAAGCCTAGGGTGGATCCTCAGCTGGGGGCAGATGCGTATGTGAAGAAGAGACGTACAGGAATCAAAGAAGAGGCCTCTTTCAGGTCTTCAAAGGGTGTCGAAGAAGAGTCCAAAATGGATGACGGTGCCGTGAAACTGAATTCGGAGCTTTCGACGTCGGGTTCTTCCGCGCCGGAGTCATCTGCGTCGCAGAGCGGTGGGGCATCGGATGGAGAAGTGGTCTCTGAGAGTGAGGAGCAGGGAGGAAAGGAAGGAGAGAAGCGTGTCTCGACGTGTGTCCCACATGGATCAATGTCGGTGATTGGGCGGAGGAGGGCCATGGAAGACGCCCTGACGGTGGCACCGGGAGAGTTCGACTCGTACGATTTCTACGCTGTGTACGACGGTCACGGCGGGGCTAAGGTGGCGTACGCGTGTCGTGATCGTCTGCACAGGTTACTCGCGAAAGAGATCGAGGATGCGATAAATGGCGAAGGACGAATAGATTGGGAGAACGTGATGGTGGCGAGCTTTTCAAAGATGGATGAAGAGATTAATGGCGAAGCCAATCAGGTGGAAGACAGGTCCACTTCTTCCTTGCTCAGGTCGATGGGGTCGAcggcggtggtggtggtggttggCCCCGAGAAGCTTGTGGTGGCTAATTGCGGCGATTCTAGAGCCGTTCTCTGCCGCCGCGGCGTTGCCGTCCCACTGTCTCGTGATCATAAG CCTGACAGGCCTGATGAAAGGGAGAGAGTGGAAGCAGCAGGAGGGAAAGTGATAAATTGGAATGGTTTTCGTATTCTAGGAGTGCTTTCTACCTCACGATCAATAG GGGATTACTTTCTGAAGCCATATGTGACCCCCAAACCAGAGGTCACAGTTTGGGAGCGAGAAGAGTTTGATGACTTCATTGTAATAGCAAGCGATGGTTTATGGGATGTTATTACAAATGAGCTTGCCTGCAAGATTGTGAGGAAATGCTTTGACGGCCAAATTAGGAGGAGAGTCTCGGAGGGAATGAGTAGAAGTTGTGCAGCAAAGGCTGCAGCAATGCTAACTGAACTGGCAATGGCTCAAGGAAGCAAAGACAATATCAGCGTAGTGGTGGTGGAGCTTAAGAAACATTTGTGCTATGGGGGCCTCAAGCTGAAGAATCCAAACAGCCCAAGCCATTGA
- the LOC100259874 gene encoding endoglucanase 6, producing the protein MEKLLRLITMAPLFLQMLLVSFPFAFAGHDYGQALTKGILFFEAQRSGYLPSNQRVKWRADSGLHDGKASGVDLVGGYYDAGDNVKFGLPMAFTVTMMSWSIVEYGKQMAANGELGHAMEAVKWGTDYLIKAHPHPDVLYGEVGDGNTDHFCWQRPEDMTTDRRAYKIDPSNPGSDLAGETAAAMAAASIVFRRSNPSYANELLTHARQLFEFGDKYRGKYDSSITVAQKYYRSYSGYADELLWAAAWLYQATNNQYYLSYLGNNGQSLGGTGWSMTEFGWDAKYAGVQVLVAKMLMQGKGGRYTSVFQQYQQKAEFFMCSCLGKGTRNIQKTPGGLLYRQRWNNMQFVTSASFLVTVYSDYLASAGKNLNCAAGSVSPSGLISFAKSQVDYILGDNPRATSYMVGYGNNYPRQVHHRGSSIVSIKVNPSFVSCRGGYATWFSRKGSDPNLLTGAIVGGPDAYDNFADERDNYEQTEPATYNNAPLIGLLARLSGGHGGYNQLLPVVLPAPKEVVTQPKSAPTPKVTPAPASTSAEIAIEQKLTTSWKAKGNTYNRYSTIVTNKSAKTLKDLELTISKLYGPLWGLTKSGDSYGFPSWLKALAAGEKLEFVYIHSADPAEVSVSSYTLA; encoded by the exons ATGGAGAAGCTTCTGAGGCTTATTACCATGGCTCCTCTGTTTCTGCAAATGCTGCTTGTTTCTTTCCCTTTTGCTTTTGCTGGCCATGACTATGGCCAAGCTTTGACCAAGGGCATTCTCTTCTTTGAAGCTCAGAGATCTGGGTACCTTCCCAGTAACCAGAGAGTGAAGTGGAGAGCTGATTCTGGTTTACATGATGGAAAGGCTAGTGGG GTGGATCTGGTGGGAGGATATTATGATGCAGGTGACAATGTGAAGTTTGGCCTACCCATGGCATTCACCGTTACAATGATGTCATGGAGCATAGTGGAGTATGGGAAGCAAATGGCTGCAAATGGAGAGCTGGGTCATGCCATGGAAGCTGTGAAGTGGGGCACTGACTACCTCATCAAAGCTCACCCCCACCCCGATGTCCTCTACGGAGAG gTGGGAGATGGAAACACTGATCACTTCTGTTGGCAAAGGCCAGAGGACATGACCACAGATCGGCGGGCATATAAGATCGATCCCAGCAACCCAGGGTCCGACCTTGCCGGAGAGACCGCCGCCGCCATGGCCGCCGCCTCTATTGTCTTCCGCCGTTCCAACCCTTCCTACGCCAATGAGCTTCTGACCCATGCTCGACAG CTGTTCGAGTTTGGAGACAAATACAGGGGCAAATATGACAGCAGCATCACAGTGGCCCAGAAGTACTACCGGTCTTACAGTGGATACGCT GATGAGTTGCTCTGGGCAGCTGCTTGGTTATATCAAGCAACTAACAATCAGTACTACTTGAGCTACCTTGGAAACAATGGCCAGTCGCTCGGAGGAACCGGCTGGTCTATGACAGAGTTCGGGTGGGACGCCAAGTATGCTGGGGTTCAGGTTCTTGTGGCTAAG ATGTTAATGCAAGGGAAGGGTGGTCGCTATACCTCGGTTTTCCAGCAATATCAGCAGAAGGCTGAGTTTTTCATGTGTTCATGCCTGGGAAAGGGCACTAGGAACATTCAGAAGACTCCAGGAGGCCTTCTTTACAGGCAGAGATGGAACAATATGCAATTCGTGACAAGCGCCTCTTTCCTTGTTACAGTGTACTCTGACTATCTTGCTTCGGCTGGTAAAAACTTGAACTGTGCTGCTGGCAGTGTCTCACCATCTGGGCTtatttcatttgcaaaatctcaG GTGGATTATATTCTTGGAGACAACCCAAGAGCCACGAGTTACATGGTGGGGTATGGAAACAACTATCCTCGACAAGTCCACCACCGAGGTTCCTCGATTGTGTCTATTAAGGTTAACCCTTCATTTGTCAGCTGCCGAGGAGGCTATGCCACTTGGTTTTCCAGGAAGGGTAGCGATCCTAATCTCCTGACCGGTGCTATAGTTGGTGGCCCTGATGCCTATGACAACTTTGCCGATGAAAGAGACAATTATGAGCAAACAGAGCCTGCTACCTACAACAATGCTCCTCTTATTGGCTTATTGGCTCGACTAAGCGGTGGTCATGGTGGATACAACCAGCTACTTCCAG TGGTTCTTCCAGCTCCCAAGGAGGTTGTTACCCAACCAAAATCAGCTCCTACACCCAAAGTTACTCCAGCTCCAG CTTCAACTTCTGCCGAAATTGCCATTGAACAGAAACTCACAACTTCATGGAAAGCCAAGGGGAACACTTACAATAGATACTCCACAATTGTGACTAACAAGTCTGCTAAGACTCTGAAGGATCTCGAGCTTACAATATCTAAGCTTTATGGTCCACTCTGGGGCCTCACAAAGTCTGGTGATTCATATGGTTTTCCATCATGGCTCAAAGCCTTAGCTGCTGGGGAGAAGCTTGAGTTTGTTTACATCCATTCTGCGGATCCAGCAGAGGTCTCTGTTTCCAGCTACACGTTGGCATGA
- the LOC100261612 gene encoding uncharacterized protein LOC100261612 isoform X2 translates to MESEDLGGETRLVCLCIEAASQSRDAVEKWRRQRRTLQRMPSHLAEALLHRLIRRRILNPSLLEVFKFSVEKIDLRGESSVDAEWMAYIGGFCCLCSLNIADCQRITNSALWPIIGMPNLKELDLSRCIKFSDSGLRHLISIRTLQKLCISETGVTADGINLVSSLTNLSVLDLGGLPVTDLVLSSLQVLTKLQYLDLWGSKISNKGAADLVVFPKLSFLNIAWTDVTTLPDLPSIACLNMSNCTIHSMFEGEGAKALLEKITVSGATFLNVSEAFLFIETSFLSFLDVSRSSLNSFCFLSCMKALEHLDLSFTMMGDDSIQLIACIGANLRNLNLSNTRVSSAGVSILAGCVPNLETISLSHTPVDDVAISYISMMSSVKIINLSNTNVKGLIWSDSELVWELSLAALHSLNYVKRLDLEGTQVEDEALCPLLRFQQLNELSLKGTRLTDLSLYQLSSLPNLINLSIGDTVLTNGGLNSFKPPATLKLLDLRGCWLLTEDAILSFHKNDPQIEVRHELVHITPSEQNASNRSSPSQKGKKQQKLPKSQSRSKEETVIDQRWKYSREELLAMEHSTLALNFPYKMHLG, encoded by the exons ATGGAGAGCGAGGATCTTGGTGGCGAAACCCGATTGGTCTGCCTCTGCATCGAAGCTGCCTCGCAGAGCAGAGACGCCGTTGAGAAATGGCGAAGACAGCGACGAACTCTCCAACGCATGCCCTCTCATCTCGCGGAAGCTCTCCTCCATCGCCTCATTCGCCGCCGAATTCTTAATCCGTCGCTTCTCGA AGTTTTCAAATTTAGTGTAGAGAAGATTGATTTAAGAGGAGAGAGTTCTGTTGATGCGGAATGGATGGCATACATAGGAGGATTTTGCTGCTTGTGCTCATTGAATATTGCAGATTGCCAAAGGATCACTAATTCTGCTTTGTGGCCTATTATAG GGATGCCGAATTTAAAGGAGCTGGACCTTTCCAGATGTATAAAATTCAGTGATTCTGGACTTAGGCATCTCATATCCATCCGGACTTTGCAGAAGTTATGCATTTCAGAAACAGGTGTAACTGCAGATGGGATTAATCTTGTTTCTTCACTTACAAACTTGTCAGTATTGGATTTGGGAGGTTTACCAGTCACTGATTTGGTACTAAGTTCTCTCCAG gTCCTGACAAAACTACAATACCTTGATCTTTGGGGAAGTAAGATATCTAACAAAGGGGCTGCTGATCTTGTGGTGTTCCCCAAGTTGAGCTTCCTGAATATAGCCTGGACGGATGTTACAACGTTGCCGGATTTGCCATCTATTGCATGCCTAAACATGAGCAACTGCACCATTCATTCTATGTTTGAAGGCGAGGGTGCTAAAGCTCTTCTAGAAAAGATTACTGTCTCTGGAGCTACATTTTTAAATGTGTCTGAAGCCTTTTTGTTTATCGAAACAAGTTTCCTATCTTTCTTGGATGTATCCAGGTCTTCTCTTAACAGTTTCTGCTTTTTATCTTGTATGAAAGCACTGGAACATTTGGATCTCAGCTTTACCATGATGGGTGATGATTCAATTCAGTTGATTGCATGTATAGGAGCAAATTTGAGAAATCTGAATCTCAGCAACACAAGAGTTAGCTCTGCTGGAGTGAGCATTTTAGCTGGTTGTGTTCCAAATCTTGAAACTATTTCGTTATCTCACACACCAGTTGATGATGTCGCCATCTCATATATCAGCATGATGTCTTCAGTGAAGATTATTAACTTGAGTAATACAAATGTTAAAG GTTTGATTTGGAGCGACTCTGAGCTAGTTTGGGAGCTCTCACTGGCAGCCCTGCATAGTCTCAATTACGTGAAACGGTTGGATTTGGAGGGCACCCAAGTTGAGGATGAAGCTTTATGCCCTCTGTTAAGGTTCCAACAATTGAACGAATTATCTCTCAAAGGTACTCGCCTTACAGACTTGTCCTTATACCAGTTGTCTTCTCTTCCGAACTTGATAAATCTGAGTATCGGTGACACCGTGTTGACAAATGGTGGACTCAATTCATTCAAACCACCTGCAACACTAAAATTGCTGGACTTAAGAGGCTGTTGGCTCTTAACCGAGGATGCTATATTGTCATTCCATAAGAATGATCCTCAGATTGAAGTTAGGCATGAACTTGTGCATATCACTCCGTCAGAGCAAAATGCCTCTAACCGATCATCTCCATCACAAAAAGGTAAGAAGCAACAGAAGTTACCCAAATCTCAGAGTAGGTCCAAGGAGGAAACCGTCATAG ATCAAAGATGGAAGTATAGCAGAGAGGAACTGCTTGCAATGGAGCATTCGACCTTGGCCCTCAATTTTCCTTATAAGATGCATTTGGGTTAA